The Manduca sexta isolate Smith_Timp_Sample1 chromosome 9, JHU_Msex_v1.0, whole genome shotgun sequence genome segment CTGTTCCTTGTGTTCCTTCTTCATGTGCCTGCTCCTTTTGTTTTTCTCTTTCGCTCTCCGACACCTCTTTTTCCACCTTTTCTTCCAGTTCCTCTTGTTCCTCCTCAACGTCATCGTCATCGTCATCaacgtcgtcgtcgtcgtcgtaaTCCTCCACTCGCAATAATTCTTCCTCATCCTCTTCTTCTTCCTCTATCACTTCGTCGTAATCCTCCTCCCCCTCTTTAAATGATGCCTCTTCGGCAAATGCTTTCTTGAGCTCCTCCATTTCTTCAATAGTCAATACAATCTTTGATCTTAAATACATCACTGACATTGGAATTTCAGGTTCAAAAGGTCTTGCAGCTGCTAGCTCTTCATCGGTCATTTCTATGAGACAGCGTACTAGTTTCAGTGAAGCATGTGTGTCCAACTTTTCCAAATGCCTTTCAAACAGTGTCAGGTCCACATCGAGTGTGTGCAGTTCGGGTAGGCTCATTGCTAATTTGACAATTCCGTCGCGTGTGAGGCGGCAACGCCACGCCTCAATGACGCGCAGGGCTGGCACTCGTGCTGCCAGCGGCTCAATGTGCTCGTCGCCGAACCAGCCGCAACTGATGTCGAACTCGAGTAGGCCCCGCGGCAGTTGCTCCATCATACAGCTAATGGCCGGAGCGCGAAGCACGCGCGCGCCCGTCACGTGCAGCTTGCGCAGCCGCTGCGGACGCGTCACGTACAGCGCGCCGGTGCCCGTCATCAGCCAGCAAGAATACAGCTGCAGCACGATCAGGTTGGAGCAGCCACCAATCACCTTGTACGAGCGGTCCGATAATGTGGAGCAACGCAGCACCAACTCTGTGAGATGGTTGGTGCGCGCACGTATTAGCGTGATCAGCTCGCGACGTGGATAGTTCATGGAACGGCCATACATGCAGATTGCGCGCAGCTGGGAGTTTTTCGCCACAGCGCGCAGCACCCCAGGCGCCACGTTGTCGTTAATCACTACTGAGCCGAGTCGACTTATGGTCGGCACCAGATCCATCTCATATACGCGTGAGAGCGCGAACACGTCTAGATGGTAGAGGTTTGTCAGCCGCTGCAGTAACTCGAAGTGGTGTGAGTTGAACGGCACCGCGGCGTGTATGGTGAGGTCGCGCAGGAGCGGCACGTAGTCTATCAAGTTCATGAGCAGCGGGCCCGGCGTGGGGAGGAAAGCGAGCACCTGCAGCGTGTACAAGCCGGAGTGCAGTTTGCTAACGTCGCTGGGTCGCCTCATCACCAACACGCGGCCCCGCACCAAGGAAGCCCAGCGCCGACACACACGAGAAAGCGAGTCCATCACGTCCGTCACAGATAGTTGTTCCATTATCATCAAAAGTAATTCATCGGGAAGCCGCTCCATCATCAATTACAGAAAATTAAACGTTAAGGTCGCATTGCTAAAGATTATGTAGGTACCTAGTATATTTTAGCGGTTTATCTATGTCTTCAGGTTTTTTGAGGTTTTTTACAAGTAAACAACGTTGTTTTATGCAATCAGCTGATTCGGTGTTAACTCATCTCTGTTCACTGCTCAGTGTtaaccaaataataatattatttaatgcatCCTGTGATTAAGTTTCTTACAAAAAAAAGGTATTCACTTTTCACTGTTCTGAGAT includes the following:
- the LOC119188804 gene encoding uncharacterized protein LOC119188804; this encodes MMERLPDELLLMIMEQLSVTDVMDSLSRVCRRWASLVRGRVLVMRRPSDVSKLHSGLYTLQVLAFLPTPGPLLMNLIDYVPLLRDLTIHAAVPFNSHHFELLQRLTNLYHLDVFALSRVYEMDLVPTISRLGSVVINDNVAPGVLRAVAKNSQLRAICMYGRSMNYPRRELITLIRARTNHLTELVLRCSTLSDRSYKVIGGCSNLIVLQLYSCWLMTGTGALYVTRPQRLRKLHVTGARVLRAPAISCMMEQLPRGLLEFDISCGWFGDEHIEPLAARVPALRVIEAWRCRLTRDGIVKLAMSLPELHTLDVDLTLFERHLEKLDTHASLKLVRCLIEMTDEELAAARPFEPEIPMSVMYLRSKIVLTIEEMEELKKAFAEEASFKEGEEDYDEVIEEEEEDEEELLRVEDYDDDDDVDDDDDDVEEEQEELEEKVEKEVSESEREKQKEQAHEEGTQGTEEPIEENESNRKYRMISTNAKYTRRYFRGGNEGFRATLFYYWTRNRQLEPLPAHIQPDYSEPDNGCH